The following proteins are co-located in the Acinetobacter sp. NCu2D-2 genome:
- the yhbY gene encoding ribosome assembly RNA-binding protein YhbY, whose translation MASLSIQERKRLRQIGHALNPVVMLGDKGLTEAVVEELNRALNDHELIKVKIIAEDREERAQLIEQLSEQTGAEVVQKIGKIALIYKKAPKQNQKLSNLVRHAHLSN comes from the coding sequence ATGGCGTCTTTATCTATTCAAGAACGTAAACGTTTACGTCAAATCGGACATGCATTAAACCCAGTTGTAATGCTTGGTGACAAAGGCCTGACTGAAGCTGTTGTCGAAGAATTGAATCGTGCTTTAAATGATCACGAACTGATTAAAGTTAAAATCATTGCTGAAGATCGTGAAGAACGCGCACAATTGATAGAACAACTTTCTGAGCAAACTGGCGCAGAAGTGGTACAAAAGATTGGTAAAATTGCGTTGATCTATAAAAAAGCACCGAAACAAAACCAAAAACTTTCGAACCTTGTTCGTCACGCTCATTTATCTAACTAA
- a CDS encoding DOMON-like domain-containing protein, with product MASYELSAFDRRFQSISLVGAIEQHSLATLNVGFWIRDPNLLVSWPEMVTDHPRTDFLWEQTCFEIFLGVHGEDFYREINLSPSQAWQAYAFEEYRYPEDMPPPEADDIELNSLKRTHYGLNVSLDLAEFMAKHKLKWADMYLGLSAVLKTSQGDQFYAMQHSSLQADFHNKRDWLHIF from the coding sequence ATGGCAAGTTACGAGCTCAGTGCTTTTGATCGTCGTTTTCAATCTATTTCACTGGTTGGTGCAATCGAACAACATAGTTTGGCAACGCTAAACGTTGGTTTTTGGATTCGTGATCCAAACCTGTTGGTCAGCTGGCCTGAAATGGTGACCGATCATCCGCGAACTGATTTTCTTTGGGAACAGACCTGCTTTGAGATTTTTCTTGGGGTGCATGGTGAAGATTTTTATCGTGAGATCAATCTCTCACCTTCTCAAGCATGGCAAGCATATGCCTTTGAAGAATATCGCTATCCTGAAGATATGCCACCACCCGAAGCGGATGACATTGAACTAAATTCACTTAAACGTACACACTACGGCTTAAACGTGAGTTTAGATTTGGCTGAGTTTATGGCAAAACATAAACTGAAATGGGCTGATATGTATTTGGGGCTTTCTGCAGTTCTGAAAACTTCTCAAGGTGATCAGTTCTATGCAATGCAACACAGCAGTCTACAAGCCGATTTCCACAACAAACGCGATTGGCTACATATTTTCTAA
- the carA gene encoding glutamine-hydrolyzing carbamoyl-phosphate synthase small subunit: MSTPAILALADGTIFKGTSIGASGSTTGEVVFNTAMTGYQEILTDPSYAQQLVTLTYPHIGNTGCNEEDAESGRIHKVWANGLIIRDLPLLHSNFRASQSLGEYLEQHNVVAIADIDTRRLTRILRDKGAQNGCILAGENITEEEALEKARAFGGLNGLDLAKECCDPEGFEWTEGSWKLGQGFTQPELKFHVVAYDYGVKTNILRMLADRGCKLTVVPAQTPAADVLALNPDGVFLSNGPGDPAACDYAIEAVKTIVEDARNIPVFGICLGHQILALASGAKTVKMPHGHHGANHPVQNIENGTVMITSQNHGFAVDAETLPANLKATHKSLFDQTLQGIHRTDKPAFSFQGHPEASPGPHDCAPLFDHFIELIEASKK, from the coding sequence TTGAGCACCCCAGCAATTTTAGCCCTTGCCGACGGAACTATCTTTAAAGGTACTTCGATTGGCGCATCGGGTAGTACGACTGGCGAAGTCGTCTTCAACACTGCCATGACTGGCTATCAAGAAATTTTGACTGATCCAAGTTATGCACAACAACTTGTAACTTTAACTTACCCACATATCGGTAACACAGGTTGTAACGAAGAAGACGCTGAATCAGGTCGTATTCATAAAGTATGGGCCAACGGTTTAATTATCCGTGACCTTCCTTTACTACACAGCAACTTCCGTGCTAGTCAATCACTTGGTGAGTATCTAGAACAGCACAATGTTGTTGCTATTGCTGACATTGACACGCGACGATTAACTCGAATTTTGCGTGACAAAGGTGCACAAAACGGTTGTATCCTTGCAGGTGAAAATATCACTGAAGAAGAAGCACTAGAAAAAGCACGTGCATTCGGTGGTTTAAATGGTTTAGACCTTGCAAAAGAATGCTGCGACCCAGAAGGCTTCGAATGGACTGAAGGTTCATGGAAACTTGGTCAAGGCTTTACTCAACCAGAACTTAAATTCCACGTTGTTGCATACGATTACGGTGTCAAAACCAACATCCTACGTATGCTCGCAGACCGCGGTTGTAAATTGACTGTCGTGCCTGCGCAAACTCCTGCTGCTGACGTACTTGCATTGAATCCAGATGGCGTTTTCTTATCAAACGGCCCCGGCGATCCAGCTGCATGTGACTACGCAATTGAAGCTGTAAAAACAATTGTAGAAGACGCTCGCAATATTCCTGTATTCGGTATTTGCTTGGGTCACCAAATTCTTGCACTTGCAAGCGGTGCTAAGACTGTGAAAATGCCTCACGGTCACCACGGTGCCAACCATCCTGTACAAAACATTGAAAATGGTACAGTGATGATTACTTCACAAAACCACGGCTTCGCAGTAGACGCTGAAACGCTTCCTGCAAACTTGAAAGCAACGCATAAGTCTTTGTTCGACCAAACCCTTCAAGGGATTCATCGTACAGACAAACCTGCGTTCAGTTTCCAAGGTCACCCAGAAGCAAGCCCTGGTCCACATGACTGCGCACCATTGTTCGATCATTTCATCGAACTTATCGAAGCATCTAAGAAGTAA
- the carB gene encoding carbamoyl-phosphate synthase large subunit: MAKRTDIKSILIIGAGPIVIGQACEFDYSGAQACKALREEGYRVILVNSNPATIMTDPAMADATYIEPITWQTVAAIIEKERPDAVLPTMGGQTALNCALALDEHGILEKYNVELIGATKEAIEKAEDRKLFDQAMRKIGLECPKADIAESMEEALEIQARFGFPVIIRPSFTMGGSGGGIAYNKEEFIEICERGFDLSPTHQLLIDESLIGWKEYEMEVVRDKNDNCIIVCTIENFDPMGVHTGDSITVAPAQTLTDKEFQLLRNASLAVLREIGVETGGSNVQFGINPKDGRMVVIEMNPRVSRSSALASKATGFPIAKIAAKLAVGYTLDELKNDITGGTTPASFEPAIDYVVTKIPRFNFEKFPQADATLTTQMKSVGEVMAIGRNFQESVQKALRGLEVGAAGFDEKIEVGTEGAKEKILQELKVPGPERIWYVGDAFRHGFTLDEVFAATNIDRWFLIQIEDIIKTEEKIKSLGFGDLNADNIRSFKRKGLSDLRIAKLMGISQKQFRKHRWNLGVTPVYKRVDTCAAEFESDTAYMYSTYDEECEANPSTRDKIMVIGGGPNRIGQGIEFDYCCVHAALAMREDGYETIMVNCNPETVSTDYDTSDRLYFEPITLEDVLEIVRIEKPKGIIVQYGGQTPLKLARALEEAGAPIIGTSPDAIDRAEDRERFQQMIQRLQLRQPNNSIVKSAEEGMAEAAKVGYPLVVRPSYVLGGRAMEIVYNDEELKRYLRDAVQASNEAPVLLDHFLDDAIEVDVDCVSDGKDVVIGGIMQHIEQAGIHSGDSACSIPPYSLSKEIQDEMRRQTIAMAKELGVVGLMNVQFAVKGNDIYILEVNPRASRTVPFVSKCIGESLAKVAARCMAGQSLESQGFTSEIIPEHFSVKEAVFPFNKFPGVDPILGPEMKSTGEVMGVGKTFGEAFYKAVLGSNDRLPGLPTEGEVKRAFISVRHSDKPRAVGIAKQLTELGFKVIATGGTYDVIKAAGIECERVNKVTEGRPNIVDRLKNGEVQLIINTTEGKQAQEDSFSIRRSALQGKVYYTTTLNGADAVCQALAIKLPMDVYRLQDLSKG, translated from the coding sequence ATGGCTAAACGTACAGACATTAAAAGCATCTTAATTATTGGTGCTGGTCCGATTGTGATTGGTCAGGCGTGTGAGTTTGACTATTCAGGCGCGCAAGCGTGTAAAGCGCTTCGTGAAGAAGGTTACCGAGTTATTCTTGTAAACTCTAACCCTGCAACGATTATGACTGACCCTGCAATGGCAGATGCAACGTATATCGAACCGATTACGTGGCAAACTGTTGCAGCAATCATTGAGAAAGAACGCCCAGATGCAGTTCTTCCAACCATGGGTGGTCAAACTGCATTGAACTGTGCCCTTGCCCTTGATGAGCATGGCATTTTAGAAAAATACAATGTTGAATTGATCGGTGCGACCAAAGAAGCAATTGAAAAAGCCGAAGACCGTAAACTCTTCGACCAAGCAATGCGTAAAATTGGTCTTGAATGTCCAAAAGCGGACATCGCTGAATCAATGGAAGAAGCGTTAGAAATTCAAGCACGCTTCGGTTTCCCTGTGATTATCCGTCCATCATTCACCATGGGTGGTTCAGGCGGTGGTATCGCATACAACAAAGAAGAATTTATCGAGATCTGTGAACGCGGTTTCGACCTTTCTCCTACTCACCAATTGCTGATCGATGAATCATTGATTGGTTGGAAAGAGTACGAAATGGAAGTTGTTCGTGACAAAAACGACAACTGTATCATTGTATGTACCATTGAAAACTTTGACCCAATGGGCGTTCACACTGGTGACTCAATCACGGTTGCTCCTGCACAAACATTGACAGACAAAGAATTCCAACTTTTACGTAATGCGTCTTTAGCAGTACTTCGTGAAATTGGTGTAGAAACTGGTGGTTCGAACGTTCAGTTCGGTATTAACCCGAAAGATGGCCGTATGGTTGTGATCGAGATGAACCCACGTGTTTCTCGTTCATCTGCTTTGGCATCTAAAGCAACTGGTTTCCCAATTGCAAAAATCGCAGCGAAATTGGCAGTCGGTTACACCCTTGATGAATTGAAAAATGACATCACTGGCGGTACAACTCCTGCATCATTCGAACCTGCGATTGACTACGTTGTTACTAAGATTCCTCGTTTCAACTTCGAGAAATTCCCACAAGCTGACGCAACTTTGACGACTCAGATGAAGTCTGTGGGTGAAGTCATGGCGATTGGCCGTAACTTCCAAGAATCTGTACAAAAAGCACTTCGTGGTCTTGAAGTGGGTGCTGCTGGCTTTGATGAAAAAATCGAAGTGGGGACTGAAGGCGCGAAAGAAAAAATCCTTCAAGAACTTAAAGTACCTGGTCCTGAGCGTATTTGGTACGTGGGCGATGCATTCCGTCATGGCTTCACGTTAGACGAAGTCTTTGCTGCGACGAACATCGACCGTTGGTTCTTGATCCAAATCGAAGACATCATCAAAACTGAAGAGAAAATCAAATCTTTAGGTTTTGGTGACTTAAACGCTGACAACATCCGTTCGTTCAAACGCAAAGGTTTATCTGACCTTCGTATTGCGAAATTGATGGGTATTTCACAAAAACAATTCCGTAAACACCGTTGGAACTTGGGCGTGACCCCTGTTTACAAACGTGTAGATACATGTGCGGCTGAATTCGAATCTGATACAGCTTACATGTACTCAACTTACGATGAAGAATGTGAAGCGAATCCATCTACTCGCGACAAGATCATGGTTATCGGTGGCGGTCCTAACCGTATTGGTCAAGGTATCGAATTCGATTACTGCTGTGTACACGCTGCCCTTGCAATGCGTGAAGACGGCTATGAAACTATCATGGTGAACTGCAACCCTGAAACAGTTTCTACTGACTACGACACATCAGATCGTTTGTACTTCGAACCGATTACGTTGGAAGATGTGCTTGAAATCGTACGTATCGAGAAGCCTAAAGGCATTATCGTTCAGTACGGCGGTCAAACTCCGCTTAAATTGGCTCGTGCTTTAGAAGAAGCTGGTGCGCCAATTATCGGTACATCACCTGATGCGATTGACCGTGCAGAAGACCGTGAACGTTTCCAACAAATGATTCAACGTCTACAACTTCGTCAACCAAACAACAGCATCGTAAAATCTGCTGAAGAAGGTATGGCAGAAGCTGCGAAAGTTGGCTACCCACTTGTGGTACGTCCTTCTTACGTTCTTGGTGGTCGTGCGATGGAAATCGTATATAACGACGAAGAACTCAAACGCTACTTACGTGATGCAGTTCAAGCGTCAAACGAAGCGCCTGTTCTTCTTGACCACTTCTTAGATGATGCCATCGAAGTTGACGTAGACTGCGTATCTGACGGTAAAGACGTTGTGATTGGCGGTATCATGCAGCACATCGAACAAGCCGGTATTCACTCAGGTGACTCTGCATGTTCTATTCCTCCTTACTCTTTATCTAAAGAGATTCAGGACGAAATGCGTCGTCAAACCATCGCAATGGCGAAAGAACTTGGCGTTGTTGGTTTGATGAACGTACAGTTTGCTGTTAAAGGTAATGACATTTACATCCTAGAAGTGAACCCACGTGCATCTCGTACTGTGCCGTTCGTTTCTAAGTGTATTGGTGAATCTTTAGCGAAAGTCGCTGCACGTTGTATGGCGGGTCAATCTCTAGAATCTCAAGGATTCACTTCAGAGATTATCCCTGAACACTTCTCTGTAAAAGAAGCTGTGTTCCCATTCAACAAATTCCCTGGTGTTGACCCAATCCTTGGCCCTGAAATGAAATCTACAGGCGAAGTGATGGGTGTTGGTAAAACATTTGGTGAAGCGTTCTATAAAGCTGTTTTAGGCTCGAACGATCGTTTACCCGGTCTACCAACTGAAGGTGAAGTAAAACGTGCATTCATCTCTGTTCGTCACTCTGACAAGCCTCGTGCAGTTGGTATTGCGAAACAGTTGACTGAGCTTGGCTTCAAAGTCATCGCGACTGGCGGTACTTATGATGTGATCAAAGCTGCAGGTATTGAATGTGAACGTGTGAACAAAGTCACAGAAGGTCGTCCTAATATTGTCGATCGCTTGAAAAATGGCGAAGTTCAGCTCATTATCAATACAACTGAAGGCAAACAAGCTCAAGAAGATTCATTCTCGATCCGCCGCTCTGCACTTCAAGGCAAAGTGTATTACACAACTACCTTGAATGGTGCTGATGCAGTATGCCAAGCTTTAGCGATTAAATTGCCAATGGATGTATACCGTCTACAAGACCTTTCTAAAGGTTAA
- the greA gene encoding transcription elongation factor GreA has product MQRYPMTPEGKVALEKELHQLKTVERPRITAAIAEAREHGDLKENAEYHAAREQQGFCEGRIQDIEGKLGACQVIDVKELEQNGRVVFGVTVTIENLDTEEQKTYRIVGDDEADFKINKISVNSPIARGLLGKNEGDDVKINTPNGEVEYEIVKVEYIS; this is encoded by the coding sequence ATGCAACGTTATCCTATGACTCCTGAAGGCAAAGTAGCCTTAGAGAAAGAATTACATCAACTGAAAACTGTTGAACGTCCACGTATTACTGCAGCGATTGCTGAAGCACGTGAACATGGTGATTTAAAAGAAAACGCGGAATATCATGCTGCTCGTGAGCAACAAGGTTTTTGTGAAGGTCGTATTCAAGACATCGAAGGCAAACTCGGCGCTTGCCAAGTGATCGATGTTAAAGAGCTTGAACAAAACGGTCGTGTTGTTTTCGGTGTAACTGTAACGATTGAAAACTTAGACACTGAAGAGCAAAAAACTTACCGTATTGTGGGTGATGACGAAGCAGATTTTAAAATTAATAAAATCTCGGTGAACTCACCAATCGCACGTGGCTTATTGGGTAAAAACGAAGGCGACGATGTGAAAATCAATACACCAAACGGTGAAGTTGAATACGAAATCGTGAAAGTTGAATACATTTCTTAA
- a CDS encoding CatB-related O-acetyltransferase, which translates to MSEKLINSPVNHWCEFEFISKTVKNPNIHIKGNYSYYSAYWDQGFERCVVRYLHDKPSTPERPIDQLYIGNFVCFGAECVIMMGGNQLHRTDWISAFPFDTRSFVPAGDTVIGDGCWIGSRAMIMQGVRLGEGAVVATGAVVTKDVPPYAVVGGVPAKIIKYRFPEKDIKKLLSLKLYDLDEKQFLKMREQLQTDDVNSLVNYIKS; encoded by the coding sequence ATGTCTGAAAAGCTGATCAACTCGCCTGTCAACCATTGGTGTGAATTCGAATTTATCTCTAAAACGGTAAAGAACCCGAATATTCATATTAAAGGTAATTACAGTTATTACTCAGCCTATTGGGATCAAGGTTTTGAGCGTTGTGTGGTGCGTTATTTACATGACAAGCCCTCTACCCCAGAGCGTCCGATTGATCAGCTCTATATCGGCAATTTCGTCTGTTTTGGCGCAGAATGCGTGATTATGATGGGTGGCAACCAATTGCACCGCACCGATTGGATTTCAGCATTTCCGTTCGATACACGCAGTTTTGTGCCTGCTGGCGATACTGTGATTGGTGATGGTTGCTGGATTGGTTCTCGCGCCATGATTATGCAAGGGGTAAGACTTGGTGAAGGTGCGGTCGTGGCAACAGGTGCGGTCGTGACTAAAGATGTACCGCCTTATGCTGTGGTGGGTGGCGTACCTGCGAAAATCATTAAATACCGCTTTCCTGAAAAAGATATAAAAAAACTGCTTTCTCTTAAGCTCTATGACTTAGATGAAAAGCAGTTTTTAAAAATGCGTGAGCAATTGCAAACGGATGATGTTAATTCATTAGTAAATTATATTAAAAGCTAA
- a CDS encoding KAP family P-loop NTPase fold protein, which translates to MTTDQLNWQKDNLENIQTAWEGDLWDRRRLGEQLTNYVDRLECGAVLALDARWGEGKTWFVRHWKRHLETTQPHKHDVIYLDAFVNDYLDDPFLIIASEIAAKLDQTAQNKPLVHKFKKAAAVMQQGFLTLTPTLIASMISCALTGGIIPLIKINNENIKDKIDDAIDKVTENIGEKVTEAIQDKIDSYEDEKSSLQAFKVALSDLAASLEKPLVFIIDELDRCRPDFAIRLIERIKHFFDIPKIVFILVMDKVQFSKVVCHNYGYDEALGEEYLDKFIDFEIALNPLQYPYNDGVKSSSFLLESIGIDCLSSEYYGLDNLFAFLINSENITTRRAKKIANQFSFLSFDSNEKNQILLIYLVLLKQIKVMKKTSDVFRYIVDYFIQKFRESNRVINGVEENVIAHTDSDIVLYYASFQKISVINLLANRLKYYDSDQSGDMALGINYLPSNRIDEMCDFNKEWLTYIRGGLAFNIIY; encoded by the coding sequence ATGACAACAGATCAACTAAATTGGCAAAAAGATAATTTAGAAAATATTCAAACTGCTTGGGAGGGCGATTTATGGGATCGCCGTCGTTTAGGTGAACAGCTGACTAATTATGTTGATCGTTTGGAATGTGGTGCTGTTTTAGCTTTAGATGCGCGTTGGGGTGAAGGCAAAACATGGTTTGTAAGGCATTGGAAAAGGCATTTAGAAACGACACAACCACACAAGCATGATGTCATTTATTTAGATGCTTTTGTGAACGATTATTTAGATGATCCATTTCTAATTATAGCTTCTGAAATCGCTGCGAAGTTAGATCAAACTGCTCAAAATAAGCCTTTAGTTCATAAGTTCAAGAAAGCTGCTGCAGTGATGCAGCAAGGATTCCTGACACTTACTCCAACTCTTATTGCTTCAATGATTAGTTGTGCATTAACAGGGGGAATAATTCCTCTGATTAAAATCAACAATGAAAACATCAAAGATAAAATTGATGATGCGATTGATAAGGTGACGGAGAATATTGGAGAGAAAGTCACCGAAGCGATCCAAGATAAAATTGATAGTTATGAAGACGAAAAGAGTTCGTTACAGGCTTTCAAAGTTGCCTTATCTGATTTGGCTGCAAGTTTAGAAAAACCTTTAGTTTTTATTATTGATGAACTTGATCGTTGTCGTCCTGATTTTGCAATCCGATTAATTGAGAGAATTAAACATTTTTTTGATATTCCAAAAATTGTTTTTATTTTAGTAATGGATAAGGTTCAATTTTCAAAAGTCGTATGTCATAACTATGGGTATGACGAGGCTTTAGGGGAGGAATATCTAGATAAATTCATAGATTTCGAAATCGCGTTAAATCCGCTGCAGTATCCTTATAATGATGGTGTAAAGTCTAGTAGCTTTTTATTGGAAAGTATTGGAATAGACTGTTTGTCATCTGAATATTATGGTTTAGATAATCTATTTGCCTTCTTGATTAATTCTGAAAATATAACTACGCGAAGGGCGAAAAAAATTGCAAATCAATTTAGCTTTTTAAGTTTTGATAGCAATGAAAAAAATCAAATTCTCTTAATATATTTGGTGCTTTTAAAACAAATCAAAGTTATGAAAAAAACATCAGATGTTTTTCGGTATATAGTAGATTATTTTATTCAAAAATTTAGAGAATCTAATAGGGTTATTAATGGGGTTGAAGAAAATGTAATAGCACACACAGATAGTGATATTGTGTTGTATTATGCATCTTTTCAAAAAATAAGTGTGATTAATTTATTAGCTAATAGATTGAAATACTATGATTCTGATCAATCAGGTGATATGGCATTGGGTATAAATTATTTACCTTCAAATAGAATTGATGAGATGTGTGACTTTAACAAAGAGTGGCTTACATATATTCGTGGTGGTTTAGCTTTTAATATAATTTACTAA
- a CDS encoding YfhL family 4Fe-4S dicluster ferredoxin: MSLIITDECINCDVCEPVCPNEAIFMGDVIYEINPNLCTECVGHHDKPQCQLFCPVDCIPLDPNHAETREELQAKYEKLTAQKTSSN, from the coding sequence GTGTCTTTAATTATCACCGATGAATGTATTAACTGTGATGTCTGTGAGCCTGTATGTCCAAATGAGGCGATTTTCATGGGTGACGTCATCTATGAAATTAACCCGAATTTGTGTACCGAATGCGTCGGACATCACGATAAACCGCAGTGTCAGCTCTTCTGTCCTGTGGACTGTATCCCGCTTGATCCGAATCATGCTGAAACGCGTGAAGAGCTTCAAGCCAAGTACGAAAAGCTAACTGCTCAAAAAACATCAAGCAATTAA
- the coaD gene encoding pantetheine-phosphate adenylyltransferase produces the protein MSKTRVIYPGTFDPITNGHIDLVTRASRMFDEVVVAIAVGHHKNPVFSLEERVALAKASLSHLSNVEFVGFDGLLVNFFKEQKATAVLRGLRAVSDFEYEFQLANMNRRLDSQFEAVFLTPSEQNSFISSTLVREIARLNGDVTQFVHQSVVEAFKRKQQQGW, from the coding sequence ATGTCTAAAACTCGTGTTATTTATCCGGGGACGTTCGATCCAATTACCAATGGTCATATTGATTTGGTTACGCGCGCTTCACGTATGTTTGATGAAGTTGTGGTGGCAATTGCAGTTGGACATCATAAGAATCCGGTCTTCAGTTTAGAAGAACGAGTGGCATTGGCTAAGGCATCTTTAAGTCATTTGTCGAATGTTGAGTTTGTAGGCTTTGATGGCTTGTTAGTGAACTTCTTTAAAGAGCAAAAAGCAACGGCAGTACTGCGTGGTTTACGCGCTGTGTCTGACTTTGAGTATGAGTTTCAATTGGCGAACATGAACCGCCGTCTTGACTCACAATTTGAAGCGGTATTTCTAACACCATCCGAACAAAATTCATTTATTTCATCTACATTGGTACGTGAAATTGCACGTTTAAATGGTGATGTGACTCAGTTTGTGCATCAATCTGTGGTCGAGGCCTTTAAACGTAAACAACAACAAGGTTGGTAG
- the smpB gene encoding SsrA-binding protein SmpB: MAKASIVVKKNNSGTIALNKRARHDYFIEEKFEAGLSLQGWEVKSMRAGRMTIVESYITFKNGEAFLFGAQVQPLLSASTHVVPEATRTRKLLLNRREIEKLQGAINQKGYSCVPLACYWKGPHAKLEIALVKGKQLHDKRASEKDRDWQRDKARIFHR; this comes from the coding sequence ATGGCGAAAGCAAGTATTGTAGTTAAAAAAAATAATAGCGGAACGATTGCACTCAACAAGCGTGCACGTCACGATTATTTTATTGAAGAAAAATTTGAAGCAGGACTTTCTCTACAAGGTTGGGAAGTCAAATCAATGCGTGCTGGTCGCATGACCATTGTCGAAAGTTATATTACTTTTAAAAATGGTGAAGCATTCCTGTTTGGCGCGCAAGTACAGCCTTTACTCAGCGCATCGACTCACGTTGTGCCTGAAGCAACGCGTACACGTAAGCTTTTGCTTAATCGTCGTGAGATTGAAAAGCTACAAGGGGCAATTAACCAAAAAGGTTATTCGTGTGTGCCGCTTGCCTGCTATTGGAAAGGTCCACACGCCAAGCTTGAAATTGCGTTGGTGAAAGGTAAGCAATTACACGACAAACGTGCCTCTGAAAAAGACCGCGATTGGCAACGTGATAAAGCGCGTATCTTCCACAGATAA
- a CDS encoding flavodoxin family protein — protein sequence MSLSSKLIVVVYHSPYGHTAKVAHYIAEGAKQSELNVQLMDVEHIDWDVLDQAEAIVMGCPTYMGSISAAMKLFMEQSSKRWLARSWQGKLAAAFTNGGGLSGDKLAVLQQINLFAMQHGMLWTGLPLMPTGRSNADLNRMSSFLGLMTQSDNAPVDVTPPEGDLRTAVQFGQHIAHTVQRLN from the coding sequence ATGTCTTTATCTTCCAAACTGATTGTGGTGGTGTATCACAGTCCCTATGGTCACACTGCAAAAGTGGCACATTATATTGCCGAGGGTGCAAAGCAATCCGAGCTCAATGTGCAACTGATGGATGTTGAACATATTGATTGGGATGTATTGGATCAGGCAGAAGCAATTGTAATGGGTTGCCCGACTTATATGGGCAGCATCAGTGCAGCCATGAAACTGTTTATGGAACAGTCTTCGAAACGTTGGTTGGCGCGCTCTTGGCAAGGTAAACTTGCTGCAGCCTTTACCAATGGTGGTGGATTAAGCGGTGATAAACTTGCAGTGTTACAGCAAATCAATTTATTTGCCATGCAGCACGGCATGTTATGGACAGGTTTACCACTCATGCCGACAGGGCGGAGTAATGCTGATTTAAACCGTATGTCGAGCTTTTTGGGACTGATGACGCAGTCAGATAATGCACCTGTGGATGTCACACCACCTGAAGGCGATTTACGTACCGCAGTACAATTTGGTCAGCATATTGCACATACCGTTCAGCGATTAAACTAA
- the pgeF gene encoding peptidoglycan editing factor PgeF: MQFVQGFPQGVYVGQTRVHHEQTQPSKQPELQGFNLALHVNDSAARVQTHRIALLNDFKPYAVDKITWMTQTHSTICHTVNEQITFNALVGDGLVTQRKHHALMMMTADCLPVVLVNAEGTEVANLHAGWRGLANGIIENTIAEMQSEPVYAWLGAAISQDCFEIGQEVKDAFCSKYPELDTAFKAGEKAGKHYADLYAIARYILQQHGVTHVLGGDQCSYQQQDEYFSYRCEAKTGRMATFVFMA, encoded by the coding sequence ATGCAATTTGTACAGGGTTTCCCTCAAGGTGTATATGTAGGGCAAACTCGTGTTCATCACGAACAGACTCAGCCATCCAAACAACCTGAATTACAGGGGTTTAATTTGGCATTGCATGTCAATGATTCAGCCGCGCGTGTACAGACCCACCGTATTGCATTGCTCAATGACTTTAAGCCTTATGCGGTCGATAAAATCACTTGGATGACCCAAACACATAGCACCATCTGCCACACGGTGAATGAACAAATCACCTTTAATGCTTTGGTGGGAGATGGTTTGGTTACGCAGCGTAAACATCATGCCTTGATGATGATGACTGCAGACTGCTTGCCAGTGGTCTTGGTTAATGCTGAAGGTACAGAAGTTGCAAACTTACACGCAGGCTGGCGTGGACTTGCTAATGGTATTATTGAAAATACTATTGCAGAAATGCAGTCTGAGCCTGTGTATGCATGGTTAGGTGCTGCCATTAGCCAAGACTGTTTTGAAATTGGACAGGAAGTCAAAGACGCATTTTGTTCAAAATATCCTGAATTGGACACGGCTTTTAAAGCAGGTGAAAAAGCAGGGAAACATTATGCCGATTTGTATGCGATTGCCCGTTATATCTTGCAGCAACATGGTGTAACGCATGTGCTGGGTGGTGACCAATGTTCATACCAACAACAGGATGAATATTTCTCTTACCGCTGTGAAGCCAAAACTGGGCGTATGGCAACATTCGTGTTTATGGCTTGA